Proteins co-encoded in one Kribbella qitaiheensis genomic window:
- a CDS encoding DUF6297 family protein, with the protein MDGLRSVCRSTGLVRALGMDLRELRVAMSVVPGLFVLVWVLLAYPAIGDASAAFAIGVGVLTGVVRQASARPPSYSGPLVASPMGAIPPGLFSQPIRGFDLLILCLAPVLLGLSPKWALIIPSFIIAIMFAVRPKQA; encoded by the coding sequence ATGGACGGGCTGCGCTCCGTCTGTCGGTCCACTGGTCTCGTCCGGGCGCTAGGGATGGACCTCCGCGAGCTGCGGGTCGCGATGTCCGTAGTACCGGGGCTCTTCGTGCTGGTGTGGGTGTTGCTGGCCTACCCGGCGATCGGAGATGCCTCCGCGGCCTTCGCGATCGGGGTCGGCGTACTGACCGGCGTTGTGCGGCAAGCTTCCGCGCGACCCCCGTCGTACAGCGGGCCGCTGGTCGCTTCGCCGATGGGCGCGATCCCGCCGGGCCTGTTCTCGCAGCCGATCCGTGGGTTCGACCTGCTGATCCTCTGCCTGGCACCCGTCCTGCTCGGGCTCAGCCCGAAGTGGGCGCTGATCATCCCGTCGTTCATCATCGCCATCATGTTCGCCGTCCGCCCCAAGCAGGCCTGA
- a CDS encoding PadR family transcriptional regulator: protein MVSEKVFTQLRRGTLEFCVLALLQGEERYGFELVKALGEVDGLVTTEGTIYPLLARLRREGLVETTWRESESGPPRRYYQSTVEGRQALAAFTADWERFRNSVDTVLGRGRQG, encoded by the coding sequence ATGGTATCGGAGAAGGTCTTCACCCAGTTGCGGCGGGGGACGCTGGAGTTCTGCGTGCTCGCGTTGTTGCAGGGGGAGGAGCGCTACGGTTTCGAGTTGGTCAAGGCGCTCGGCGAGGTGGATGGGCTGGTCACCACGGAGGGCACGATCTACCCGTTGCTGGCGCGGCTGCGACGGGAAGGCCTGGTGGAGACGACCTGGCGCGAGTCCGAGTCGGGGCCGCCGCGGCGCTACTACCAGAGCACTGTTGAGGGACGTCAGGCGCTTGCCGCGTTCACTGCGGACTGGGAGCGGTTCCGCAACTCGGTCGACACCGTACTGGGGCGAGGGAGACAGGGATGA
- a CDS encoding HAAS signaling domain-containing protein: MTNVQNDADRLIDAYLEYLTNAAEPLPANRRTELVEEVTAHINESRAAGVSTEAEVRTMLARLGDPDEIVASATDGLVLVDRYQPRNRGREVVALLLLLFGGFVLFGWFIGVYLLWTTDRWNVKEKLLATLVWPLGVAGSIALLRIEVSMPTWLEIVVGAVIWLAPLAVVGVLLKNAQPGRATA, from the coding sequence ATGACGAACGTGCAGAACGACGCGGACCGGCTCATCGACGCCTATCTGGAGTATCTGACGAATGCGGCCGAGCCGTTGCCGGCGAACCGGCGTACGGAGCTCGTCGAGGAAGTCACCGCGCACATCAACGAGTCGCGCGCGGCCGGGGTCTCCACCGAGGCCGAGGTCCGCACGATGCTGGCCAGGCTGGGCGATCCGGACGAGATCGTGGCCTCGGCCACCGATGGGTTGGTGCTGGTCGATCGCTACCAGCCGCGCAACCGCGGGCGCGAGGTGGTGGCGCTGCTGCTGTTGCTGTTCGGCGGGTTCGTGCTCTTCGGTTGGTTCATCGGGGTGTACCTGCTCTGGACCACGGATCGCTGGAACGTCAAGGAGAAACTCCTCGCCACCCTGGTCTGGCCCCTCGGCGTCGCCGGCTCGATCGCGCTCCTGCGCATCGAGGTGAGCATGCCCACTTGGCTCGAGATCGTGGTCGGCGCCGTCATCTGGCTCGCCCCACTCGCGGTGGTCGGCGTACTCCTCAAGAACGCCCAACCAGGCCGCGCCACCGCCTGA
- a CDS encoding pyrophosphatase has protein sequence MEIEELSGRLEKLSARYGEYLGFERDSDWFLLKLQEEVGELTQAYLQVTGRARTKGKSADEIRDAFQLEFADVICQLLLLARHFDVDVEHEIQRKWLSHETT, from the coding sequence GTGGAGATCGAAGAGCTGTCCGGGCGGTTGGAGAAGTTGTCGGCACGGTACGGCGAGTATCTGGGCTTCGAGCGGGACAGCGACTGGTTCCTGCTGAAGCTGCAGGAAGAGGTCGGTGAGTTGACCCAGGCCTACCTGCAGGTGACCGGCCGGGCGCGGACGAAGGGCAAGTCGGCCGACGAGATCCGCGACGCCTTCCAACTCGAGTTCGCCGACGTGATCTGCCAACTGCTCCTGCTCGCGCGGCATTTCGACGTCGACGTAGAACACGAGATCCAACGCAAGTGGCTCTCCCACGAGACCACCTGA
- a CDS encoding STAS-like domain-containing protein yields the protein MSDLKSIKSVAAELGLSVSRIRQLTDEGVFTAERTDGGHRRYDVEATRSAWLRYRLSRAGLPLDNAQANTPAGPPLFEREFELDGLAEDRVWAIVKPALDLPTGGPAEQILSYSFTEMLNNAIDHSGGRYVEVAAFATDAGLQIIIQDDGSGAFAHLADGLGLPDHFTAIQELTKGKRTTAPDRHTGEGIFFTSKAVDLFKLAANGIDWTVDNLRNDQAVGMSEVAQGTRVQLELDPATDRDLANLFREFTIDYEFSRSRPVVKLFEFGLSFVSRSEAKRLLAGMEVFSEVDVDFTGVESVGQAFVDEMLRVWPKLHPDTVIIPTGMNSAVEFMVQRGLGPRA from the coding sequence GTGAGCGACCTGAAGTCGATCAAGAGTGTGGCCGCAGAGCTTGGGCTGTCGGTCAGTCGTATCCGGCAGTTGACTGACGAGGGCGTTTTCACGGCGGAACGAACCGATGGCGGACATCGACGCTACGACGTCGAGGCGACTCGATCAGCGTGGTTGCGTTATCGACTCAGCCGTGCCGGCTTGCCGCTGGACAACGCACAGGCCAACACCCCGGCCGGACCGCCGTTGTTCGAGCGCGAGTTCGAGTTGGACGGCTTGGCCGAGGATCGCGTGTGGGCAATCGTCAAGCCTGCACTTGACCTGCCCACGGGTGGACCTGCCGAGCAGATTCTGAGCTACTCCTTCACGGAGATGCTCAACAACGCCATTGACCACTCCGGTGGGCGCTATGTCGAGGTAGCTGCCTTCGCGACAGATGCCGGATTGCAGATCATCATCCAGGATGACGGCAGTGGCGCCTTCGCGCATCTGGCGGATGGGCTTGGGCTGCCAGATCATTTCACCGCCATCCAAGAGTTGACGAAGGGCAAGCGCACCACCGCGCCCGACCGTCATACCGGGGAGGGGATCTTCTTCACATCCAAGGCGGTGGATCTCTTCAAGCTAGCTGCGAACGGCATCGATTGGACAGTCGACAACCTGCGGAACGACCAAGCGGTTGGAATGTCGGAGGTCGCCCAGGGAACTCGTGTACAGCTTGAGTTGGATCCGGCAACGGATCGCGATCTTGCCAACCTCTTTCGGGAGTTCACCATCGACTACGAGTTCAGTCGGAGCCGGCCGGTGGTGAAGTTGTTCGAGTTCGGGCTGTCTTTCGTGAGCCGTAGTGAAGCCAAGCGACTACTCGCCGGTATGGAGGTTTTCAGTGAGGTTGACGTTGATTTCACCGGCGTCGAGAGCGTAGGTCAGGCATTCGTGGATGAGATGCTTCGGGTGTGGCCGAAGCTTCATCCCGACACGGTGATCATCCCGACCGGTATGAACAGCGCGGTGGAGTTCATGGTTCAGCGAGGGCTGGGGCCACGGGCATGA